Proteins encoded within one genomic window of Candidatus Zixiibacteriota bacterium:
- a CDS encoding ABC transporter permease: MTSVEMKEGILMALGSLWSNKFRSSLTILGVLIGVWSVIAMTSLIKGLDNAVQGSIDDLGSNILFVDQYAPGVDYDELSDEERNRKYITIAEANAIKDECPAVAAVSPENHCNPPGGNIVKYQKRRANQPLVVGVTPDYLRVRVMQLTSGRFIDRVDNETRVMLCVIGSDIKDALFPGEDALDKQIRVNNHRFTVIGVFEKKESMFNTSENSKVYIPIETYMKLYPEDEALTLAVSAVSTTRIEEARDEITIALRRLRRVPYGRDNDFAVYGQENLREMVGNITKYIYIAMIVISSVGLMVGGVGVMNIMLVSVTERTREIGVRKAIGARRNNIIWQFLIEAMTLSGTGGVLGIIVGLVTALLIGMLSPLPFGASPLYVTLGFVVAVSVGLMAGIYPAYRAARVDPIESLRYE, from the coding sequence ATGACATCGGTAGAAATGAAAGAAGGAATTTTGATGGCACTGGGTTCGCTCTGGTCGAATAAATTCCGATCATCGCTGACCATTCTGGGGGTTCTTATCGGGGTCTGGTCGGTGATCGCCATGACATCGCTGATTAAAGGGCTGGATAATGCGGTGCAGGGTTCCATAGATGATCTGGGCAGCAACATTCTCTTCGTCGATCAGTATGCCCCGGGGGTGGATTACGATGAACTGAGTGATGAGGAAAGAAACCGCAAGTATATTACCATCGCGGAAGCGAATGCCATAAAAGATGAGTGCCCGGCCGTGGCGGCAGTTTCTCCGGAAAACCATTGCAATCCGCCCGGGGGAAATATTGTCAAGTATCAGAAGAGACGTGCCAATCAGCCATTGGTGGTCGGTGTCACACCCGATTATCTTCGGGTCCGGGTGATGCAATTGACTTCCGGGAGGTTTATCGATCGCGTGGACAACGAAACCAGGGTGATGCTCTGCGTCATTGGTTCAGACATAAAGGACGCTCTTTTCCCCGGCGAGGACGCACTCGACAAGCAAATAAGGGTTAATAATCATCGTTTTACGGTAATCGGCGTGTTTGAGAAAAAAGAGTCGATGTTTAATACTTCGGAAAACAGCAAGGTTTACATACCGATTGAAACTTATATGAAACTCTATCCGGAGGATGAAGCCCTGACCCTGGCCGTCAGCGCCGTTTCGACGACCCGGATTGAGGAGGCCAGAGATGAGATTACGATCGCGCTGCGAAGACTGCGGCGGGTTCCTTATGGCAGAGATAATGATTTTGCCGTTTACGGTCAGGAAAACCTGCGGGAGATGGTCGGAAATATCACGAAATATATTTACATTGCCATGATCGTTATATCATCGGTGGGTCTGATGGTGGGCGGGGTTGGTGTCATGAATATCATGCTGGTTTCGGTTACCGAAAGAACCCGGGAAATCGGAGTCAGGAAGGCGATTGGTGCGCGCCGGAATAATATCATCTGGCAGTTCCTGATAGAGGCCATGACCCTTTCGGGCACCGGGGGAGTATTGGGCATTATCGTCGGTTTGGTGACGGCTCTTCTGATCGGAATGCTTTCGCCTCTGCCATTCGGGGCTTCACCGCTCTATGTCACGCTGGGATTTGTCGTGGCGGTGTCGGTCGGCCTGATGGCAGGCATATATCCTGCCTATCGGGCGGCCCGCGTGGACCCGATAGAGTCTCTACGTTACGAATAA
- a CDS encoding ABC transporter permease: protein MIVWEIFKMAVGALRVNKLRTSLTLLGIIIGVSSVITIISALEGLSQSIRAELNQLGPTTFIVTRFGLIMGHDAFMEALKRKPMKYEYLSDIEKGCKDCEKVAARSYIMGEVKFGNRKLKRVLIGGGTANIFDIVDLQLGQGRLHTLEEDQSRRRVAFVGATIAEELFPGLDPIGQTMKINNIRYEIIGMAKKKGATMGEDQDKFVFVPYSSFVRDFTDPHMDLDIFVKASSVERLPEAMDEVRVILRSVRHVPFEKEDDFGILTADAIMAAINDVTKYIRLGLIGISSIALIVGGIIIMNIMMVSVTERTREIGIRKSVGARQRNILLQFLFESLVLSLTGGIIGITIGVVLGDVLINLIKMQMTPSLFAIAIGLIISTGVGLFFGIYPAMKAARMQPVKALSFE, encoded by the coding sequence ATGATCGTCTGGGAAATATTCAAAATGGCGGTGGGGGCTCTCCGGGTCAATAAGCTGAGGACCTCGCTGACTCTTCTGGGTATCATTATCGGCGTTTCATCGGTCATAACGATCATTTCGGCTCTGGAGGGGTTATCGCAATCGATCAGAGCGGAGTTAAACCAACTGGGGCCGACGACTTTTATTGTCACGCGATTCGGATTAATAATGGGTCATGATGCATTCATGGAGGCTCTCAAGCGAAAACCGATGAAGTATGAATATCTGAGTGATATTGAAAAGGGCTGTAAGGATTGCGAAAAGGTAGCCGCGCGTTCTTATATCATGGGTGAAGTAAAATTTGGAAATCGTAAACTCAAGCGCGTTCTTATCGGGGGAGGGACAGCCAATATCTTCGACATTGTTGATTTGCAATTGGGGCAGGGGCGTCTGCACACGCTGGAGGAAGACCAGAGTCGTCGCCGTGTGGCCTTTGTCGGCGCCACCATCGCCGAGGAATTGTTCCCCGGACTTGATCCCATTGGCCAAACCATGAAAATAAATAATATCCGCTATGAAATAATCGGCATGGCCAAGAAAAAGGGAGCGACAATGGGTGAAGACCAGGATAAATTTGTCTTTGTTCCTTATTCCTCCTTTGTTCGCGATTTTACCGATCCCCACATGGATTTGGATATCTTTGTCAAAGCGTCTTCGGTGGAAAGACTCCCCGAGGCCATGGATGAGGTGCGGGTAATTTTGCGCTCCGTACGTCATGTGCCTTTCGAAAAGGAAGATGATTTCGGCATTTTGACGGCCGATGCCATAATGGCGGCCATAAATGACGTTACCAAATATATTCGTCTGGGATTAATAGGTATATCATCCATCGCCCTGATAGTGGGCGGTATTATTATCATGAATATTATGATGGTCTCGGTCACCGAGAGGACCAGGGAGATTGGTATTCGCAAATCGGTCGGGGCCAGACAGCGGAACATCCTTCTGCAGTTTCTTTTTGAATCATTGGTGCTGTCGCTGACCGGAGGGATTATCGGAATAACAATCGGGGTCGTTCTGGGGGATGTCTTGATCAATCTCATCAAAATGCAGATGACCCCATCTCTGTTTGCCATAGCGATCGGTCTGATAATTTCCACCGGGGTGGGGTTATTCTTCGGCATCTATCCGGCCATGAAAGCGGCGCGGATGCAGCCGGTCAAGGCGCTCAGTTTTGAATAG
- a CDS encoding GWxTD domain-containing protein: MKDMFRNRYLVALLWSLPAIIAAQEMVPDKIGIQAGILIYGTPSTGPESYVEFPFVVNRNQLLFLPENSSGQGLRAAVFAEIVISDTLGQHIDSANTYFYSRAADSSAARSNKIRLFNKLFLLLPPGVYKGRLDVIDVSSKKEGSFLYDRIEVLPVPTKLALSNLELAYDIKVLEEGQQPSNPRMVKNQREIIPSPMGIFSRDDTVIYVYAELYNIPYDSAVKDDFQINYRVYRSDGSLHFDFGDIIDEKPGFSAVITNILNISGWQSGKYDIELTATDLKSGTSAAVSRGFIIFPPAGTVPEVAGVAGKNPLDTVSATTISNVLRFLLLPQEAAVFHSLNDTGKVRFAIQYFKDKDPSPGTPTNEYLESAFRRYVYANEYFSSLPGMNDGWRSDRGRVLMQYGQWDDRDEITAPSYGRPWERWYYRAIQGGVLFIFVDINGYGEYRLVHSTAKGEIFDSNWDSRVKEENLEIY, encoded by the coding sequence ATGAAAGATATGTTCAGGAACAGATATTTGGTGGCGTTGCTTTGGTCACTTCCGGCGATAATCGCGGCGCAGGAAATGGTTCCGGACAAGATCGGTATTCAGGCGGGGATTCTTATTTATGGGACCCCTTCCACTGGGCCGGAGTCGTATGTGGAATTCCCCTTTGTTGTAAATCGCAACCAGCTTTTGTTCCTGCCCGAGAATAGCAGCGGACAGGGATTACGGGCGGCTGTCTTCGCAGAGATAGTCATATCAGACACGCTCGGCCAGCATATTGACTCGGCTAATACCTATTTTTACAGCCGGGCGGCAGACTCATCTGCGGCCCGAAGCAATAAAATCAGGCTTTTCAACAAGCTTTTCTTACTTCTTCCGCCGGGGGTTTATAAGGGGCGGCTGGATGTAATTGATGTTTCAAGCAAGAAAGAAGGGTCATTTCTTTATGATCGCATTGAAGTGCTTCCGGTGCCGACAAAACTGGCGCTCAGCAATCTGGAATTGGCTTATGATATAAAGGTTTTGGAGGAAGGTCAGCAGCCCTCCAATCCGCGCATGGTAAAAAACCAACGGGAAATTATCCCCAGCCCCATGGGCATTTTTTCCCGTGACGATACCGTCATTTATGTCTATGCCGAATTATATAATATCCCGTATGACAGCGCCGTGAAGGATGATTTTCAGATCAACTACCGGGTGTATCGCAGCGACGGTTCCCTCCATTTTGATTTTGGGGATATCATTGATGAAAAGCCGGGTTTCTCGGCGGTTATTACCAATATCCTCAATATTTCCGGCTGGCAATCAGGGAAATATGATATTGAGTTGACCGCCACCGATCTGAAATCAGGGACGAGTGCGGCCGTATCGCGGGGATTCATCATTTTTCCCCCGGCCGGAACTGTGCCGGAGGTTGCCGGAGTAGCCGGGAAAAATCCTCTCGACACCGTCAGTGCGACGACTATTTCCAATGTCCTTAGATTTCTCCTTTTACCGCAAGAAGCAGCGGTTTTCCATTCGCTTAACGATACCGGAAAAGTGAGATTTGCCATTCAATATTTCAAGGACAAGGATCCATCTCCCGGAACGCCGACCAATGAGTATCTTGAAAGTGCTTTCCGCCGTTACGTCTATGCCAATGAATATTTCTCATCATTGCCGGGGATGAATGACGGCTGGAGGTCGGATCGAGGGAGGGTTCTCATGCAGTATGGCCAGTGGGATGATCGGGATGAAATCACCGCTCCCTCCTATGGGCGCCCCTGGGAAAGATGGTATTATCGCGCCATTCAGGGAGGCGTTCTGTTCATTTTTGTTGATATCAATGGTTATGGGGAGTACAGGTTAGTCCATTCCACGGCCAAGGGAGAAATATTCGACAGCAACTGGGACAGCAGGGTCAAAGAAGAGAATCTCGAGATTTATTGA
- a CDS encoding ABC transporter ATP-binding protein — MPLIETREIWKTYEMGATVVHALRGVSLSINKGDYVAIMGPSGSGKSTLMNLIGCLDTPSSGEYYFKDKQVSHMTDDELAVIRNREIGFVFQTFNLMPRATALHNVELPLIYNGTPRLIREQKARKALNIVDLGDRMLHRPNELSGGQRQRVAIARALVNEPSLILADEPTGNLDSKTGLEIMQLFSRLHKEGNTIIIVTHEREVATYADRVLHILDGMVDRDEVITVAEKSANGTNL, encoded by the coding sequence ATGCCGCTCATAGAGACCAGGGAAATCTGGAAGACCTATGAAATGGGGGCTACAGTGGTTCACGCCCTGCGGGGTGTGTCGCTGAGCATAAACAAGGGCGACTATGTAGCCATCATGGGACCTTCCGGTTCGGGCAAATCGACGCTGATGAATCTGATTGGCTGCCTGGATACCCCCTCTTCCGGCGAATATTACTTCAAGGATAAGCAGGTCAGCCACATGACCGATGACGAATTGGCCGTAATTCGCAATCGTGAAATCGGTTTTGTATTTCAGACCTTTAATCTCATGCCTCGGGCCACGGCCCTGCATAATGTGGAGCTTCCGCTTATTTATAACGGGACACCGCGGCTGATTCGCGAGCAGAAAGCGCGGAAGGCTTTGAACATTGTCGATCTGGGGGATCGAATGTTGCATCGACCCAACGAGCTATCGGGCGGGCAGAGACAGCGGGTAGCCATCGCGCGCGCCCTGGTCAATGAACCGTCGCTGATTCTGGCCGATGAGCCAACCGGCAATCTTGATTCCAAAACGGGATTGGAAATCATGCAGCTCTTTTCACGTCTCCACAAGGAGGGGAATACCATTATCATTGTCACTCACGAAAGAGAAGTGGCCACTTATGCCGACCGGGTGCTTCATATACTGGATGGCATGGTGGATCGGGATGAAGTAATCACTGTTGCGGAGAAAAGCGCCAACGGAACCAATTTATGA
- a CDS encoding GWxTD domain-containing protein, with amino-acid sequence MKKTYFHLSLFLFLTVVFTVSTCFGGDVFSENSKIETRGLQIDLAQFKSDRENLNRLEIYYRIFNNLLQFVKEGEEFAAAYEVSVSVHNDDGRQVNAVSRSKNFTVSSYEKTVSDKDFRTSQFNLLLAPGKYKIDFALNDRNTEGTVRKSLKVNLEKYDNSTPQCSGIEFAQAIDTALYDSLFIKGNKTVVPSVRRQYGGDSISGLLYYVELYQGIDARESVKVETQIFDRNFDAVYRDTMTAAFADGIIRQIRQVSLSGIRAGDYILAIALKGRRDRVVEELREPFSIYWSADALVRNDFEAAVMQLKYIASAQEMDSLKKAKTPEDKLRLWKDFWFSRDPSPGTAENEFKKDYYRRIDFANRHFDALKREGWLSDRGMVYISHGEPDQIEDYPFELDRKAYQVWYYYHSENVRRFVFVDEWNDGDYRLQYPFDGVYH; translated from the coding sequence ATGAAGAAAACATATTTTCATCTTTCACTTTTTCTATTCCTGACCGTGGTGTTTACAGTATCCACCTGCTTCGGCGGAGATGTTTTCTCCGAAAACAGCAAAATCGAAACAAGGGGTCTCCAGATTGACCTGGCGCAATTCAAATCCGACCGGGAGAATCTCAATCGTCTGGAGATATATTACAGGATTTTCAATAACCTGCTTCAATTTGTAAAGGAAGGTGAGGAATTTGCGGCCGCCTATGAGGTCAGCGTCTCGGTTCACAACGATGACGGACGGCAGGTGAATGCTGTCAGCCGTTCCAAAAACTTCACGGTCAGCAGCTATGAGAAAACCGTCTCGGATAAGGATTTTCGGACCAGCCAGTTTAATCTCCTTCTGGCGCCGGGGAAGTACAAAATCGATTTTGCCCTCAATGACAGGAATACCGAGGGGACGGTGCGCAAGTCGCTGAAGGTGAACCTTGAAAAATATGACAACAGCACACCGCAGTGCTCGGGGATCGAGTTTGCCCAGGCCATTGATACGGCCCTTTACGATTCGCTTTTTATTAAAGGGAATAAGACCGTTGTTCCATCGGTACGGCGCCAATACGGCGGCGATTCCATTTCGGGACTTCTTTATTATGTCGAGTTGTATCAGGGAATCGATGCGCGGGAGAGTGTCAAGGTCGAGACCCAGATTTTTGACCGGAATTTTGACGCGGTGTATCGCGATACCATGACGGCAGCATTCGCAGACGGTATCATTCGCCAGATAAGGCAGGTTTCCCTGTCCGGTATCAGGGCCGGGGATTATATTCTGGCGATCGCGCTGAAGGGAAGGCGCGACCGGGTGGTCGAGGAGTTGAGGGAGCCATTCAGTATTTACTGGTCGGCCGATGCCCTGGTCAGGAATGATTTTGAAGCGGCCGTTATGCAATTGAAATATATCGCCAGCGCTCAGGAAATGGACAGCCTTAAAAAGGCTAAAACTCCGGAGGATAAACTGCGACTCTGGAAGGATTTCTGGTTTTCCCGCGATCCCTCGCCGGGGACGGCCGAGAATGAATTTAAGAAGGATTACTATCGCCGTATAGATTTCGCCAACCGACATTTCGACGCTTTGAAAAGAGAAGGGTGGCTGTCGGACCGCGGAATGGTATATATCTCTCACGGCGAGCCCGACCAGATTGAGGATTACCCTTTTGAGCTTGACCGCAAAGCATATCAGGTGTGGTATTATTACCATTCCGAAAATGTGAGGAGATTTGTTTTCGTTGATGAATGGAATGACGGCGATTATAGGCTGCAGTACCCTTTTGATGGAGTATACCATTGA